The nucleotide window TGGGCGATCCGATCGGCGTGTTCTCGGCGCGGATCGAGCACGCCGACGGGATGCGGACGATCCTCGACGCGCTCGGAGACCTGCCTGCCGACGAGCGCGATCGCCTCGCCGCGACCCTCGACGATCGGGTCGACGACAACACCGCCTTTTACACGACGCTGGACAAACAGGCCGCCTGCGAGGGGTCGGTTCGACTGGGTGACGGCATCACCGTGCGCGCGAAGATCGAAGCCTACCCCGCGACCCGCGAGGGCGCGATCGAAAACGCCCGCGAGGTGTTCGGCGACCTGTGAGCTACGCCGCCGTCCTGGCCCACCCCGAGGGGTCGAGTACCGTCGCGCGCTTCGCACTCACCGCCAGCGAGTGCGGCTACGACGGGATCGTCGTCCGGAATCACGGTGGGAGCCTCCCCGAGTACGATCCAGCGGCGATCGCCGCCGAGTACGACATCGACGTAGTGAGCGGCGTCGAGGTCCGCGCGGACGATCCGAGTCGGGCGAGTGGGTTCGTGGGCAACCACCGCGCCGACAAGACGATCGTCGCCGTCCACGGCGACGACCCCGAGATCAACCGCTTCGCGGTCGAACACCCCGCGGTCGACGTGCTCGCCCACCCGATGGCCGACGACGGCGATCTGAATCACGTGCTCGCGAAGGCCGCCCGCGAGAACGGCGTCCGCCTGGAGATCGATCTCGGACCACTCGTCCGCGAGCGCGCGGGCGATCGCGTCCGGGCGCTGCAGGGCCTGCGCAAACTGCAGGAACTCCGGGCAGCGTACGACGTGCCCGCGGTGGTGAGTCTGACCCCGACGAGTCACCTCCACCTCCGCGCGCCTCGCGAGGTCGTCGCGCTGGGCGAATCGGCGGGCTTCGACGCCGCGACGATTCGGGCGGGGCTGGCAGAGTGGGGCCACCTGGCCGCCAGGAATCGGGAGCGACGCGACGAGGCGTTCGTCGAACCGGGCGTGCGACGGATCGACGGGCCGGGCGACGGGACGGGCGACGGCACCTGATCGGCGGACACGCGATCTCGACGCGACGGAACGACAACGTCGGCCCCCTGTTTCGAACGGAGTAGCGACGTCGAGACCGACGGCGGCCAGGAACGGCGTTTTCACCGGGTCGAACCCACCGCCTTCGCGGGCGGCCAGT belongs to Halococcoides cellulosivorans and includes:
- a CDS encoding RNase P subunit p30 family protein, whose translation is MSYAAVLAHPEGSSTVARFALTASECGYDGIVVRNHGGSLPEYDPAAIAAEYDIDVVSGVEVRADDPSRASGFVGNHRADKTIVAVHGDDPEINRFAVEHPAVDVLAHPMADDGDLNHVLAKAARENGVRLEIDLGPLVRERAGDRVRALQGLRKLQELRAAYDVPAVVSLTPTSHLHLRAPREVVALGESAGFDAATIRAGLAEWGHLAARNRERRDEAFVEPGVRRIDGPGDGTGDGT
- a CDS encoding RNA-binding protein; the protein is MGAIPLHYVDLRAFSYGTERDDRVERALRRFLPEEATIDRVNSEGHMGDPIGVFSARIEHADGMRTILDALGDLPADERDRLAATLDDRVDDNTAFYTTLDKQAACEGSVRLGDGITVRAKIEAYPATREGAIENAREVFGDL